A portion of the Paenibacillus marchantiae genome contains these proteins:
- a CDS encoding type III PLP-dependent enzyme, whose translation MAIELNTGRMPQVARVREHLLALKEQQTEPVCAYIRDVTALVAHVHQRVQSMPESSQLFYAIKANSEEEVLRALAPVVHGFEVASLGEMVKVRQVSADIPILFGGPGKTEAELRGAIDHKVQLIHVESMHEINKLNEIASQNDVRVSVLLRINLKGPLPQATLAMGGRPTQFGIDEVMLPQVMNQLRHLPHIQVEGFHFHSLSNNLDAEQHVKLIEYYCTIARDWARQYGFTLRYLNAGGGIGVNYAHLEQQFDWNTFVNGIAPVLQKELPSETTLLFECGRYLTASSGYYATEVLDVKVNHGKTYVIVRGGTHHFRLPVSWQHSHPFEVIEVENWTHPYDRPEVKQNAFTVAGQLCTPKDILASDITSSGVRAGDILLFQYAGAYGWAISHHDFLSHPHPQHIYLH comes from the coding sequence ATGGCTATAGAGCTGAATACAGGGCGTATGCCTCAGGTTGCAAGAGTCCGTGAGCATTTATTGGCACTGAAAGAACAACAGACCGAACCGGTATGTGCCTACATCCGGGATGTAACAGCACTCGTCGCTCATGTGCATCAGCGTGTACAATCCATGCCGGAATCTAGTCAGCTGTTCTATGCCATCAAAGCCAACTCGGAAGAAGAGGTGCTTCGAGCGCTGGCCCCTGTAGTTCATGGCTTTGAAGTGGCATCTTTGGGCGAGATGGTGAAGGTGAGACAAGTCTCAGCGGATATTCCGATTCTGTTTGGTGGACCAGGCAAGACAGAAGCAGAGCTTCGGGGAGCGATAGATCATAAAGTGCAGCTTATTCATGTGGAAAGTATGCATGAGATAAACAAGCTGAACGAGATTGCGAGTCAAAATGACGTTCGGGTATCCGTATTGCTGCGGATTAACCTGAAAGGTCCACTGCCTCAGGCGACACTGGCGATGGGCGGTCGTCCGACCCAGTTCGGAATCGACGAGGTCATGCTGCCACAAGTCATGAACCAGCTCCGACACTTGCCACATATTCAGGTGGAAGGGTTTCATTTTCACTCCCTTTCGAACAATCTAGATGCGGAGCAGCATGTGAAACTGATTGAGTATTACTGCACCATCGCGCGGGATTGGGCGAGGCAATATGGTTTCACGCTTCGGTATTTGAATGCCGGGGGTGGAATTGGTGTGAACTATGCGCATCTGGAGCAACAGTTCGACTGGAACACATTTGTGAATGGTATTGCACCGGTATTGCAAAAGGAACTGCCTTCGGAAACGACTTTGTTGTTCGAATGTGGGCGTTACCTTACGGCATCGAGTGGGTATTATGCAACCGAGGTGCTGGACGTTAAAGTCAACCACGGCAAAACATATGTCATCGTGCGTGGCGGTACACATCATTTTCGCCTACCCGTTTCTTGGCAGCACAGTCATCCGTTCGAGGTGATTGAGGTGGAGAACTGGACGCATCCGTATGACAGACCCGAGGTGAAGCAAAACGCTTTTACAGTGGCAGGCCAGCTATGTACTCCGAAAGATATTTTGGCAAGTGATATTACGTCAAGCGGGGTTCGGGCAGGAGATATTTTGCTGTTCCAATATGCGGGTGCTTATGGCTGGGCGATCTCGCATCATGACTTTTTGAGTCATCCACATCCGCAGCACATTTATTTGCATTAA